The following coding sequences are from one Rhineura floridana isolate rRhiFlo1 chromosome 2, rRhiFlo1.hap2, whole genome shotgun sequence window:
- the BAHD1 gene encoding bromo adjacent homology domain-containing 1 protein: MTHAWKKQLLLLKHSAGSAGRALSPIDGGRMDRTEAEDIKQGNGTEGQNCLSRFAGVNKSRNSQELRKTYPLRKRLGSSVDKKTCSVLLTRLEDVAGSLSEETQSGMKRSLANCMDDFRPACLPKQVQVVRAGKQDSSGGKCTIACSGTEREAHDNGFSEPRKRRLASLNAEAVNNLLFERDDGLLTGRRFRKDSPQVSGVCCTKNICCSTQGPWPLVEKESSKIVKGKNQNRSSQKYASYDQSLDGVFEGKGREDSGISYHPAPKRLASLNAAAFLKLTHEKDQPLKPRSKSTGEKERKLENHNSKSKLKWAKASGKTCVKSKKETSTIKKEGQHSWQGITEGAFRKVVHQDSPRILGKAESINYEPLPNSCEGTEGFYHRLPLLMGGQASMKPEYGRPGEKSPTPKQEFHQPSFPVPQFHPLPVPGNHLDCGCLYESSDLTPLNGFYVYYGQSGYNSYTHCSVYPKDELSQATSCEGLLVSPGSLPSDPSFQPFHWCNSPYCCGEGPAVNSYSLCGVMHVPESRISSVHTGRNGYSYKMPFAADSCKSLDQLSLTIPVAGHPVSPAHPLSGCPVPSVPPAAEPVPHLQTPNSEPQTMARECPQSSKPPSGSKSGLRNTASCYVSDSKTVGTQSHPKQQRINRRRATNGWIPIGAASEKAVYVVNEPDPTVRKSYQAVERDGEIIRVRDTVLLKSGPRKKSMPYVAKISALWEDPKTGELMMSLLWYYRPEHTQGGRNPSMHQNEIFASRHQDENSVACIEEKCYVLTFAEYCRFCALAKRRVEGIPGKKAVMVPPSEEYSTPAHRKVPEDTDPELVFLCRHVYDFRHGRILKNPQ, from the exons ATGACGCATGCctggaagaaacagctcctacTTCTGAAACACTCAGCTGGTTCTGCTGGCCGAGCTTTGTCACCGATTGACGGTGGGAGAATGGATAGGACTGAGGCGGAGGATATCAAGCAAGGAAATGGCACCGAAGGGCAAAACTGCCTGAGTAGATTTGCAGGCGTGAATAAAAGCAGGAATTCACAGGAACTCAGAAAGACATATCCATTGAGAAAACGTCTCGGCTCATCCGTGGATAAAAAAACATGTTCGGTGCTCCTCACTAGACTGGAAGATGTTGCTGGATCACTGTCGGAGGAGACTCAGAGTGGGATGAAAAGAAGTCTTGCCAATTGTATGGATGACTTCAGACCTGCCTGCCTTCCCAAGCAAGTTCAGGTCgtgagagcagggaaacaagattCTTCTGGGGGGAAATGCACAATAGCTTGTTCTGGAACTGAGCGGGAGGCGCACGACAATGGTTTCTCAGAACCCAGGAAGCGAAGGCTGGCCTCCCTGAATGCAGAGGCAGTGAACAATCTGCTTTTTGAACGGGATGATGGCTTATTAACCGGCAGACGTTTTAGAAAAGATTCCCCCCAAGTCAGTGGAGTTTGTTGCACTAAGAATATATGTTGCAGTACTCAGGGCCCTTGGCCCTTGGTGGAAAAGGAGAGCTCTAAAATAGTGAAAGGAAAGAACCAAAATCGATCAAGTCAGAAGTATGCTTCTTATGACCAGTCGTTGGATGGTGTCTTTGAAGGGAAAGGGCGGGAGGATAGTGGGATTTCCTACCATCCTGCTCCAAAGAGATTGGCCAGTCTCAATGCTGCAGCATTTCTGAAACTGACCCACGAAAAAGACCAGCCACTGAAGCCCAGGAGTAAATCAactggagagaaagaaagaaagctggaaAACCACAATTCCAAATCAAAGCTCAAGTGGGCCAAAGCCAGTGGGAAAACTTGCGTTAAATCCAAAAAGGAAACGTCCACTATAAAAAAAGAGGGTCAGCATAGCTGGCAAGGAATCACTGAGGGGGCATTTAGAAAAGTAGTCCATCAGGATTCTCCTAGAATTTTGGGGAAAGCGGAATCTATCAATTATGAACCGTTACCTAACTCTTGTGAAGGCACAGAAGGTTTCTATCACAGACTGCCTTTGCTAATGGGTGGGCAAGCGTCAATGAAACCTGAATATGGAAGACCTGGAGAGAAATCTCCTACTCCCAAGCAGGAATTTCATCAGCCTTCCTTCCCAGTACCTCAGTTCCATCCTTTGCCCGTgccaggaaaccatctggattgTGGCTGTCTGTATGAATCGTCGGACTTGACTCCATTGAATGGGTTTTATGTTTATTATGGCCAAAGTGGATACAATAGTTACACTCATTGCTCAGTTTACCCGAAGGACGAGCTGTCGCAGGCAACGAGTTGTGAGGGGCTTTTGGTATCTCCAGGTTCTTTACCATCAGACCCTTCGTTTCAGCCATTTCACTGGTGTAACTCTCCGTACTGTTGTGGGGAAGGGCCGGCAGTTAACAGTTACAGCCTTTGCGGAGTTATGCATGTACCAGAAAGCAGAATTAGTAGTGTGCATACAGGGCGGAATGGCTACTCCTATAAGATGCCTTTTGCAGCAG ACAGCTGCAAGTCCCTGGACCAGCTGAGCCTCACAATCCCTGTGGCAGGGCACCCTGTTTCACCTGCCCACCCACTCTCAGGATGTCCGGTACCAAGTGTGCCACCAGCTGCGGAACCTGTTCCTCACTTGCAGACGCCCAACTCGGAGCCCCAGACTATGGCCCGTGAATGCCCGCAGAGTTCCAAGCCCCCCAGTGGCTCTAAATCAGGCCTCCGTAATACTGCCAGCTGTTATGTGTCTGACAGCAAAACAGTTGGGACTCAGTCTCATCCAAAGCAACAACGCATCAACCGGAGAAGAGCCACCAATGGCTGGATCCCCATTGGAGCAGCCTCTGAGAAAGCTGTCTATGTTGTG AATGAACCAGATCCAACTGTTCGTAAGAGCTACCAGGCAGTGGAAAGAGATGGAGAAATCATCCGGGTCCGAGACACAGTCCTCCTGAAATCAGGACCACGAAAGAAATCCATGCCTTATGTGGCAAAGATATCTGCCCTATGGGAAGACCCCAAAACAG GGGAGCTGATGATGAGCCTCCTGTGGTATTACAGACCGGAGCACACTCAGGGAGGCCGCAATCCTAGCATGCATCAG AATGAGATATTTGCATCCCGACATCAGGATGAAAACAGTGTTGCCTGCATTGAGGAGAAGTGCTATGTTCTGACCTTTGCAGAGTACTGCAG